One window of the Granulicella arctica genome contains the following:
- a CDS encoding alpha-N-acetylglucosaminidase: MLRRTLFTSVFCLLAFHQALHAQGSIDEARAVLQREMPALTTQIHLSLAAGDYAGKPDGFRVSGQKGNIRVEAATVPTLLYGVNWYLKYVAHLNISTNGGQLGAPGLRLPEIPVAIVKPALYPFRYALNENTDGYTTPYWDLPRWQHEIDILALSGFNAILIQRGNDLAVYQAFLDVGYKDEDIRKWITYPAHQNWEWMGNMCCFIEPISLDLMKKRAASARQIMDELRKLGMMPVLPGFYGVVPADFSKHVAGAHVVIQTDPWNGFERPGWLDPRDPAFTRLAAAFYRRQHELFGDSTLYDMETFQEGGMSGDVPIGDGAKAIQKALNTAHPDALWFMMAWQDNPRKELVDAVDRSRILIADIEQGRIPRESREADFEGARWLYGGLWEFGGRTTMGAPLYDYAQRMPPMAKQPGSHISGTALFTEGLDTNPYAFDLYTEMAWRSDVVDLAEWTKAYSLRRYGKNDIHAQNAWQIVGKTVYGYRADGVKDHGERDAAHESIFNAQPSLTATRTGHWAPDVLRYDAEALKPALTELLQVAPALRTTASYHYDLVDVTRQVLTNDARRLLPLIKAAYEAKDRGALRLLTAEWLHDMAMEDRLLATNQYFLLGKWLEYVPAWASTPKDLERTEYDAHSILTTWGDRTASESLHEYGNKDWAGLVSGYYAPRWKLYFASLEASLNTGTPSKPIDWYAFGDTWNRSTKHYDSTPIGDPYAVSMEIARSLQLQPKDGR; encoded by the coding sequence ATGCTCCGCAGAACCCTCTTCACTTCCGTCTTCTGTCTGCTCGCGTTCCATCAGGCCCTTCACGCTCAAGGATCGATCGACGAAGCCCGCGCAGTCCTCCAGCGAGAGATGCCGGCTCTCACAACCCAGATTCACCTCTCACTTGCGGCTGGCGACTACGCAGGAAAGCCAGATGGGTTTCGCGTGTCAGGGCAGAAGGGGAATATCCGGGTTGAGGCAGCCACCGTGCCAACGCTGCTCTACGGAGTCAACTGGTATTTGAAGTATGTGGCCCATCTTAATATCTCGACCAACGGAGGCCAGTTGGGCGCGCCCGGTCTGCGCCTGCCGGAGATACCGGTCGCCATTGTTAAACCAGCTCTTTATCCATTTCGGTATGCCCTGAACGAGAACACCGACGGCTACACCACGCCGTATTGGGATCTCCCTCGCTGGCAACATGAGATCGACATACTTGCCTTGTCGGGGTTCAATGCAATTCTCATCCAGCGCGGAAACGACCTTGCGGTCTACCAGGCTTTTCTGGATGTCGGCTATAAGGACGAGGACATTCGCAAGTGGATCACCTACCCCGCCCACCAGAACTGGGAGTGGATGGGGAATATGTGCTGTTTCATCGAGCCCATCTCGCTCGACCTGATGAAGAAGCGAGCCGCATCCGCACGGCAGATTATGGACGAGCTTCGGAAGTTAGGCATGATGCCCGTTCTGCCCGGCTTCTACGGAGTGGTGCCCGCGGACTTCAGCAAGCATGTTGCGGGAGCGCACGTTGTCATCCAGACAGACCCGTGGAACGGCTTCGAGCGACCCGGCTGGCTCGACCCGCGAGACCCCGCGTTCACTCGGCTGGCGGCGGCTTTCTACCGACGTCAGCACGAACTCTTCGGCGACAGCACCCTCTACGATATGGAGACCTTCCAGGAGGGTGGCATGTCTGGTGATGTGCCCATCGGCGATGGTGCTAAGGCTATCCAGAAGGCGCTGAACACGGCGCATCCTGACGCACTCTGGTTCATGATGGCGTGGCAGGACAACCCCCGTAAGGAGTTGGTCGATGCTGTGGATCGGAGTCGCATCCTGATTGCAGATATCGAACAGGGGCGTATCCCGCGCGAGAGCCGCGAGGCTGACTTTGAAGGCGCACGCTGGCTCTATGGCGGGCTCTGGGAGTTTGGCGGCCGGACGACCATGGGTGCTCCCCTCTATGACTATGCGCAGCGGATGCCGCCAATGGCGAAGCAGCCGGGTAGTCACATCTCCGGCACGGCGCTGTTTACCGAGGGACTCGACACCAATCCATACGCCTTCGATCTATATACAGAGATGGCGTGGCGCAGCGATGTCGTCGATCTCGCCGAGTGGACGAAGGCATACAGCCTGCGCCGCTATGGCAAGAACGATATACATGCGCAGAATGCGTGGCAGATTGTCGGGAAGACAGTCTATGGATATCGGGCCGATGGTGTGAAGGACCACGGCGAACGCGACGCCGCCCATGAATCCATCTTCAACGCGCAACCTTCGCTCACCGCAACCCGCACCGGGCATTGGGCACCAGATGTGCTTCGCTATGACGCCGAAGCTTTGAAGCCTGCGCTGACTGAGTTGTTGCAGGTAGCACCGGCGCTGCGTACGACGGCCAGCTACCACTATGACCTTGTGGATGTGACGCGCCAGGTGCTGACAAACGATGCGCGCCGCCTGTTGCCTCTGATCAAAGCAGCCTATGAAGCGAAGGATCGTGGTGCGCTGCGCCTTCTGACTGCCGAGTGGCTGCACGATATGGCGATGGAAGATCGCTTGCTCGCCACGAACCAATACTTCCTTCTGGGAAAATGGCTTGAGTATGTGCCAGCATGGGCCTCCACCCCAAAGGATCTTGAACGGACTGAGTACGATGCCCATTCCATTCTGACGACGTGGGGGGATCGTACCGCCAGTGAGAGTCTTCACGAGTACGGCAACAAGGATTGGGCTGGCCTGGTCAGCGGCTACTATGCTCCACGGTGGAAGCTGTACTTCGCTTCGTTAGAAGCTTCCCTGAATACAGGGACGCCGTCGAAGCCGATCGACTGGTACGCTTTTGGAGATACGTGGAATCGATCGACGAAACACTACGATTCCACACCAATCGGTGACCCCTACGCCGTCAGCATGGAGATTGCACGATCGCTACAGTTACAGCCAAAGGATGGACGATGA
- a CDS encoding glycosyltransferase family 2 protein, which yields MRAASPGDITVQICVLTYKRPDLLRSTLESLMQQATCLSQSRRTLQLHLLVVDNDSAQSGHHVVDEFSLNSPHPLRYISEPARGLSTARNRALDESTWADFVAFIDDDETANPDWLVTLVAGALCFEADVVTGPVHPRYSDAPHWIKQGGFFSPVQRKTGSEVPFVATNNVLLSSSIVQIFRFDSRFDQTGGEDTEYFMRVAHNGHRIVWVQEAVVTEAIPQERTNLRWLLSRARSDANRYTRSCLSFDRGPRTIALRLFTASGGFLKGALLLPCVVFGRHCAARGLQLISRSIGTLAALRGQAHVYYRPAND from the coding sequence ATGCGGGCAGCATCACCCGGCGATATTACGGTTCAGATCTGTGTTCTAACTTACAAACGTCCAGACCTGCTCCGCTCTACTCTTGAATCCTTGATGCAGCAGGCGACTTGTCTATCCCAGAGCCGCAGAACACTCCAGTTGCATTTGCTTGTCGTAGATAATGATTCCGCTCAAAGTGGTCACCACGTAGTGGACGAGTTCTCGCTGAATTCTCCACATCCGCTCCGTTACATCTCTGAACCTGCTCGAGGACTGTCAACTGCCAGAAATCGTGCTCTTGATGAATCCACGTGGGCAGACTTTGTCGCCTTTATCGACGATGATGAGACAGCGAATCCCGATTGGCTCGTGACTCTTGTCGCCGGGGCGTTATGTTTCGAAGCTGATGTCGTAACCGGACCAGTTCATCCTCGGTATAGTGACGCCCCTCACTGGATCAAGCAGGGTGGCTTCTTCAGCCCGGTCCAGCGTAAGACGGGCTCGGAAGTTCCTTTCGTCGCCACAAACAATGTGCTTCTAAGCAGTTCTATAGTTCAAATCTTTCGATTCGATAGTCGCTTCGATCAGACGGGTGGAGAAGACACCGAATATTTTATGCGTGTTGCACACAACGGGCATCGAATCGTCTGGGTTCAGGAAGCTGTTGTCACTGAGGCGATTCCGCAAGAGCGAACAAACCTGCGTTGGCTTCTAAGTAGAGCTCGCTCTGACGCAAACAGGTATACCCGGAGTTGTCTATCATTCGATAGAGGTCCGCGGACAATTGCACTTCGCCTTTTCACTGCCTCCGGCGGCTTTCTAAAGGGAGCGCTACTCTTGCCATGCGTAGTCTTCGGGAGACACTGTGCTGCTCGTGGCCTTCAGCTTATCAGTCGTTCCATCGGGACACTAGCTGCCCTGCGCGGACAAGCCCACGTTTACTACCGGCCTGCCAATGACTGA
- a CDS encoding MATE family efflux transporter, giving the protein MLKKLIHSETVASILDQAVVSGGNFLTTLVLARVLIPADYGIFSLLFLSLFAINTCHSSLVVYPLTLKGAADPADLSRLTCAALLHTLLLAAPLSLILLVITIFLHHVYLWPVLVVAMIAWQLQETVRRALLSVLRFRSAIMPDILCYVGQGLVFAILRPHNLSTIFSIVAGTSFIAALWQFILTDAWSARHSPALLTFVKSHGVYSWWMGRFVLAGNALNMIALQIPAWTLAFAFDATRVANYQSLLNLVGISNPVIFSINSLLIPTVAREAVHGYRRARKIALDYGFRYGVLLLPAFTAMMLVPHAIMKLVYGGASPYTLLSPLLRIFVAAFALQYIATVVGAYEGGMSRPKTYMWVQVMGTGLLLTVGVAMIFRFGVTGAVSAMFVASAARLVTFLVLAHQADKQATVADIYITDTHLGEYQ; this is encoded by the coding sequence TTGCTTAAGAAGCTCATCCATAGCGAGACAGTTGCTTCAATCCTCGATCAAGCGGTAGTGAGCGGCGGCAACTTCCTGACTACACTTGTTCTTGCTCGGGTACTTATCCCGGCCGACTACGGTATATTCTCGCTTCTTTTCCTGTCACTTTTTGCAATCAACACCTGCCACTCATCACTTGTTGTTTATCCTCTCACGCTCAAGGGTGCTGCTGACCCCGCAGACTTGAGCCGTCTCACCTGCGCCGCGCTCCTCCACACGCTCCTACTTGCAGCACCGCTATCCCTCATCCTTTTAGTCATTACAATATTCCTGCATCACGTCTATCTCTGGCCCGTATTAGTGGTGGCGATGATCGCTTGGCAACTTCAGGAAACGGTGCGTCGCGCACTACTTAGCGTCTTGCGCTTTCGTAGTGCGATCATGCCCGACATCCTCTGCTACGTGGGCCAGGGCCTCGTATTTGCCATCTTGCGGCCCCACAATCTCTCAACGATCTTCTCGATCGTTGCTGGCACCTCATTTATTGCTGCACTTTGGCAATTCATCTTGACCGACGCGTGGAGCGCCAGACATTCGCCCGCACTCCTCACTTTCGTTAAAAGTCATGGAGTCTACTCGTGGTGGATGGGCCGCTTTGTCCTTGCAGGAAACGCGCTAAACATGATTGCATTACAAATTCCCGCCTGGACGCTGGCTTTCGCCTTCGATGCCACCAGGGTTGCCAATTATCAATCACTACTCAACCTTGTAGGAATTTCGAACCCGGTCATCTTCTCTATTAATTCTCTTCTAATTCCCACTGTTGCAAGAGAAGCAGTACATGGATATCGGCGAGCCCGCAAGATAGCTTTAGACTATGGCTTTCGCTACGGAGTCCTCCTGCTTCCAGCCTTCACAGCGATGATGTTGGTACCTCACGCTATTATGAAGTTGGTTTACGGCGGCGCATCACCTTACACGCTTTTGTCACCGCTTTTGCGAATCTTCGTAGCTGCTTTCGCGCTTCAATACATCGCAACTGTTGTAGGAGCGTATGAGGGAGGCATGTCGCGCCCGAAGACTTACATGTGGGTGCAGGTCATGGGCACAGGACTTCTTCTCACCGTGGGTGTAGCAATGATATTTAGATTCGGCGTAACAGGGGCAGTCAGCGCGATGTTTGTTGCCAGTGCCGCACGACTGGTTACTTTTCTTGTCTTGGCACATCAGGCTGACAAGCAAGCTACCGTTGCCGATATCTATATAACAGACACGCACCTGGGAGAATACCAATGA
- a CDS encoding uroporphyrinogen decarboxylase/cobalamine-independent methonine synthase family protein, which translates to MAIPTELIGSIPRPHSLIAAVASFQANDTTIEHVQAEQQNALRDTISRLEATGSPILSDGEQTKPSFVGYPLAGATNLAPDGVAIPFADGHQRQLPRLTSGPFRYGLHAASYVKAAQEYTSLPIKQAVISASALSLLYPATGIASYSREEFLADLIDEAESDIRGALEAGAATVQIDFTEARLSLKLDPSGNLLRNFIAINNEVLARFTAADRSRIGVHVCPGGDRDSTHSADIDYAGLLPDLFQMNAGRFYLQMASEPDRKLVLDLIATILQPQHKVFIGVIDPINPTVETPAEVCERVMEVAEYLPHDQIGTTDDCGFSPFGDDISTAREIAFSKIRARVDGTEMAARQLGI; encoded by the coding sequence ATGGCGATTCCTACAGAATTGATTGGCAGCATTCCGCGACCTCATTCCCTCATTGCAGCGGTAGCGTCCTTTCAGGCAAACGACACTACGATTGAGCACGTGCAGGCGGAGCAGCAGAACGCTCTTCGGGACACGATCTCTCGGCTCGAGGCCACGGGATCGCCCATTCTCAGTGACGGGGAGCAGACGAAGCCAAGCTTTGTCGGCTATCCACTTGCCGGCGCCACAAATCTCGCTCCCGATGGCGTAGCGATTCCCTTTGCGGACGGTCACCAGCGCCAGCTTCCTCGATTGACCTCCGGCCCGTTCCGATATGGTCTCCACGCTGCCAGCTATGTAAAGGCGGCGCAGGAGTACACGAGCCTGCCGATCAAACAGGCCGTCATCTCTGCATCCGCGCTCAGTCTCCTTTATCCGGCAACCGGAATCGCCAGCTACTCGCGAGAGGAATTCCTTGCAGATCTGATCGATGAAGCTGAGTCCGATATCCGGGGAGCTCTTGAAGCAGGGGCGGCAACGGTGCAGATCGACTTTACCGAGGCACGGCTCTCGCTCAAACTCGATCCATCCGGAAACCTGCTGAGAAACTTCATTGCAATCAACAACGAAGTGCTGGCGCGGTTCACGGCGGCAGATCGCAGCCGGATCGGCGTCCACGTGTGTCCCGGCGGAGATCGCGATTCTACCCACAGCGCCGACATCGACTATGCAGGATTGCTCCCCGACCTGTTCCAGATGAACGCCGGGAGGTTCTATCTACAGATGGCCAGTGAGCCGGACCGCAAACTCGTATTGGACTTGATCGCAACGATACTACAGCCTCAGCACAAGGTCTTCATCGGAGTCATTGATCCGATTAACCCGACCGTTGAAACTCCAGCGGAGGTGTGTGAGCGGGTGATGGAAGTCGCCGAATACCTGCCGCACGACCAGATCGGCACGACCGATGACTGCGGCTTCTCACCGTTTGGTGACGATATTTCAACCGCCCGCGAGATTGCGTTCTCGAAGATTCGAGCGCGAGTAGACGGTACGGAGATGGCTGCGCGACAGTTAGGCATCTAA
- a CDS encoding helix-turn-helix domain-containing protein, with the protein MNTHQITPSSPPPNPHQLPDYFLPRDVSSRFGRRLRQLRRERNLTQLRMAVDFGIDRSFISDVERGRKSISLPLLEVIALGMKVSLSDLLRDL; encoded by the coding sequence TTGAACACTCATCAGATTACACCCAGTTCGCCTCCGCCAAACCCTCATCAACTACCTGACTATTTTCTACCTCGCGATGTAAGTAGCAGATTCGGTCGGCGGCTTCGACAACTCCGTCGGGAGCGGAATTTGACACAGCTTCGCATGGCAGTCGACTTTGGCATAGATCGTAGTTTCATCAGCGACGTGGAGCGAGGTCGCAAGTCTATTTCCCTGCCCTTGCTCGAAGTAATAGCTTTGGGAATGAAGGTATCTCTTTCAGATTTGCTGAGGGACCTTTAG
- a CDS encoding glycosyltransferase family 4 protein, producing MTVLVIGQIPPPVNGQSLMIKAFLDGHYDSLKLVHVPMRFSRSTSEIGSFSLRKLLVLMAILLEIIAKRFSSGATILYYPPAGANLTPVLRDLFLLIPTRFLFGYTVFHFHAAGLSGIYSRLPRVLRPLYRLAYNDPDLAIFTTAATSAESQSLRAKRSAIIPCGIPDNALETTVRSDPATKVPSILFAGILCEEKGVLVLLEACRQLTSDGLRFHLTCIGAFQSADFKIKVEALLKQEGLEEFVHFPGVITGKPKDELFSRSDIFCFPSHYPAESFGVVLIEAMSFSLPIVATDWQGIPEVVGQSSDKANPPGALLVPPRDAPAVAAALGQLIRSPQLRSSMGKHNRARYLEHFTLAKYRSNLETALTDISADTCQTASRTSSTYAQEPMKKMS from the coding sequence GTGACTGTACTTGTTATCGGGCAGATACCTCCGCCGGTCAACGGACAATCGCTGATGATTAAAGCTTTTCTGGATGGACACTATGATTCTCTAAAGCTCGTGCACGTTCCCATGCGTTTTTCGCGCTCTACCTCGGAGATCGGCTCATTTAGTCTTAGGAAGCTCCTGGTATTAATGGCGATTCTGTTGGAGATCATAGCTAAGCGTTTTTCCTCGGGAGCGACGATCTTGTACTACCCGCCGGCAGGAGCAAACCTGACTCCCGTGCTGCGCGATCTTTTCCTCTTGATTCCTACGCGATTTCTCTTTGGCTATACGGTCTTCCATTTCCACGCTGCTGGACTCTCCGGAATCTACTCGCGCCTACCAAGGGTTCTTCGCCCGTTGTATCGGCTCGCCTATAACGATCCCGACCTTGCGATCTTCACGACTGCAGCGACATCGGCAGAGTCACAGAGCCTCCGAGCGAAGAGGTCGGCCATCATTCCCTGTGGCATACCCGACAATGCTCTGGAGACTACAGTCCGATCCGATCCCGCGACGAAGGTGCCGTCTATTCTCTTCGCTGGCATTCTGTGCGAAGAGAAGGGTGTCCTGGTTCTTCTCGAAGCATGTCGCCAGCTTACGTCAGACGGACTGCGCTTCCACCTCACCTGCATAGGCGCCTTCCAATCCGCTGACTTTAAAATAAAAGTTGAAGCCCTGTTAAAGCAGGAAGGTCTGGAGGAATTTGTGCATTTCCCTGGTGTAATTACAGGAAAGCCAAAAGATGAACTCTTCAGCCGGTCCGACATCTTCTGCTTCCCGAGCCACTACCCAGCCGAGAGCTTTGGTGTTGTCTTGATTGAAGCGATGAGTTTCTCCCTTCCTATCGTCGCGACCGATTGGCAGGGCATTCCAGAGGTAGTTGGTCAGTCCTCGGACAAAGCCAACCCCCCAGGAGCACTCCTCGTGCCACCTCGAGACGCACCTGCGGTGGCAGCAGCCCTAGGACAGCTTATCCGGTCACCACAGCTACGATCCTCGATGGGCAAGCACAATCGAGCACGCTACCTGGAGCACTTCACGCTGGCGAAATATCGAAGCAACCTAGAAACCGCTCTCACCGATATCAGCGCAGACACCTGTCAGACTGCATCCCGCACAAGCTCCACCTATGCACAAGAACCTATGAAGAAGATGAGTTAG
- a CDS encoding glycoside hydrolase family 6 protein — protein MKRQLFLLLLTCASSHAQVTNVSSTSQTGVDVTHYAAASNYTLYSGNPSEWGNLGQGGYVDFPISSAGGSYALQLYYSNGGSSGAANVYVNGVQQPAALTSGTGGWGTFSLSAATSVTLPVGTSTLRLAATNPVQAFNLAGVLFGPSNPLSKTSFYVSPSSQAAENISQSCSNGASLSTIASQPQGVWFGDWNSNPQADAAYVVKLAQNQGTVPIVVAYDIVNRDCGGGSSGGAANAAAYQAWIQGLALGLGNSKAVVILEPDALSQLNVQGCLSSAQQNERLSLFQYAISMFTQHAPNALVYLDAGHSGAIDVNTMAANLQYAGISNATGFALNVSNYETTGDNTTYGQQISSLVNNKHFIIDTSRNGQGPTADHQFCNPPNRGLGSVSTGFASGVVDADLWVQNPGTSDGTCNGGPPAGTFSLPIACTLIQNAKF, from the coding sequence ATGAAACGCCAACTCTTTCTCTTGTTGCTGACCTGTGCTTCATCGCATGCACAGGTAACGAATGTGAGCTCTACGTCACAGACGGGTGTGGATGTCACCCATTATGCAGCAGCTTCTAACTACACGCTTTACTCAGGCAACCCGTCAGAATGGGGAAACCTTGGGCAAGGCGGTTACGTCGACTTTCCGATCTCCAGCGCAGGTGGAAGCTACGCGCTTCAGTTGTACTATTCAAACGGCGGTAGCAGTGGTGCGGCGAATGTCTACGTCAACGGCGTTCAGCAACCAGCAGCGCTTACATCCGGAACTGGTGGATGGGGCACGTTTAGCCTGAGTGCTGCCACGTCCGTAACTCTGCCAGTCGGCACATCGACCCTGCGGCTTGCCGCCACAAATCCGGTGCAAGCCTTCAATCTTGCGGGGGTTCTTTTCGGTCCATCGAACCCCCTGAGTAAGACCTCCTTCTATGTCAGTCCGTCAAGCCAGGCGGCAGAAAACATAAGCCAGTCATGCTCAAACGGCGCTTCCCTTAGCACGATCGCATCTCAGCCGCAGGGTGTGTGGTTCGGCGACTGGAACAGCAATCCCCAGGCCGACGCCGCCTATGTGGTCAAGCTGGCTCAGAATCAGGGCACGGTCCCGATCGTCGTTGCCTACGACATCGTCAACCGGGATTGTGGTGGAGGGTCAAGTGGCGGCGCGGCGAATGCAGCGGCGTATCAAGCCTGGATACAGGGGCTTGCTCTTGGCCTCGGGAACTCTAAGGCCGTCGTTATTCTGGAGCCCGACGCACTCTCTCAGTTGAACGTCCAGGGATGTCTTAGCTCGGCTCAACAGAATGAGAGATTGTCTCTTTTCCAGTACGCCATCTCCATGTTCACGCAGCACGCTCCTAACGCTCTCGTCTATCTGGACGCCGGGCACTCTGGAGCGATCGATGTGAACACGATGGCTGCAAACCTTCAATATGCGGGCATCTCCAACGCGACCGGCTTTGCCCTCAATGTCAGCAACTATGAAACGACCGGCGACAACACGACCTATGGCCAGCAGATCTCGTCGTTGGTGAACAATAAACACTTCATCATCGATACCAGCCGAAATGGCCAGGGTCCTACGGCGGACCACCAGTTCTGCAATCCTCCGAATCGGGGTCTGGGCTCTGTCTCTACCGGCTTCGCCAGCGGGGTCGTGGACGCCGACCTCTGGGTTCAGAATCCGGGAACGTCCGATGGAACCTGTAACGGCGGGCCTCCAGCTGGTACGTTCTCGTTGCCGATCGCCTGTACGCTCATCCAGAATGCAAAATTCTGA
- a CDS encoding tyrosine-protein kinase family protein has translation MNVLSAPKLGIPIEGDLTHSSAGERYAQVVDRLLQREPSSHQILVTSPNAGDGKTVTAVNLAFAFHARRISVLLAELSFKRPSFSGIFTRSPLSKGIESVLTEGIPLESTVCVRNDNNLRMAMVNNCQPNDDLLAPNERLGKLLEDARTSNDWTIFDGPSTDAIHIRTLASSVGLVLLVVRAGRTRTDDLHRALDRIASRNTLVLFNDD, from the coding sequence ATGAACGTCCTATCGGCTCCGAAATTAGGTATACCCATTGAAGGAGATCTAACCCATTCGAGTGCAGGAGAACGTTACGCTCAGGTCGTTGACCGCCTGCTACAGCGAGAGCCTTCCTCTCACCAGATCTTAGTCACGAGTCCCAACGCTGGTGATGGGAAAACTGTGACAGCAGTCAATCTCGCATTCGCCTTTCATGCGCGCCGAATTTCCGTGTTGCTGGCCGAATTATCCTTCAAGCGCCCGTCATTTTCCGGGATCTTCACAAGATCGCCTCTGTCGAAAGGGATTGAATCTGTCCTCACGGAAGGCATTCCGCTTGAGAGCACGGTATGTGTTCGCAATGACAACAATCTCCGGATGGCAATGGTGAACAACTGCCAGCCGAACGATGATCTTTTAGCTCCGAATGAACGATTGGGAAAACTTCTCGAAGATGCACGTACAAGTAACGATTGGACGATCTTTGATGGGCCATCTACTGACGCGATCCACATAAGAACCTTAGCCTCAAGCGTCGGACTGGTACTTCTAGTAGTACGGGCAGGACGCACTCGAACAGACGACTTGCACCGCGCGCTGGATCGGATCGCATCACGAAATACCTTAGTGCTGTTTAATGATGACTAA